Within the Rosa rugosa chromosome 2, drRosRugo1.1, whole genome shotgun sequence genome, the region TTCTGGACCCTAAGCTCACTCGAACTCGCTGCCATTATTACCCTCATTGCTTCCTTCATCTACGTCCTCGGCTTCTTTAGCGTCGATTTCATCCAGTCCGTCATCTTACGTGCGCGCCTCCCACTATGACGGTGACGACGTCCTCATCAACTCCCGCTCcttctctccttcttcttcccttctctctctctctctctctctctctctctctacgctCCGCACCCAGCAGAAGCGTAGCTCTACTTTTCTAGGGCGAGAGAGACACACCACACCCATCACCGGCACCCAATCAGATCTATCACCGGCACCCAATCAGATCTATCACCGGCGTTTCAACTTCCGTTTACCTCCAAAACGGCGCCGTCAGGTTCGATTTCCTGTCTCCATGCTCTCCTAGATATCCCAGATCTGAATGTGTTGCTTTCCATTTTGATTGAGtcgattttagggtttgtgCGTCTCCGATTCTGCTTCTTTAGCTGGTAAAGCTGAGATTTGGTATCTAATTGCATGCTTGGTTATGTGTTATTGGGGTTTGCTATAGGCGAAAGTAACTTGCTTTATGGTTTATAGGGTttgctgattttttttattttgtgagGTTCACATTGAGCTTGGTAGCTTGGAAATATTGAAGGATGTTTCAATTGTTTAGAGCTATGGAGTTGCTCATTACTTTGGGCTTGTGATGAAATGAACTTTTTCTGAAAGGACAAAAATTTGGGAGCCTCTGTGTGCATAATGTGTCCCATTGTTTGGTGTAGTGCTTTATCGATCAGTTGTAATCTGTTTCGTCGATATTATTTGTTGGTGCTTATGTGAGTTGTTCGTTCCTCAGTTTGCTCTAGAGGACCCAACCATCTTGAAACCATGGAGAGGATGGGTTGAATATTCTATTTTTCTGGTTGCTTTAAGTGAAAGTAGCTTGATTTGTGGTTTGTGTTTTTGGCTCTATggtattttttttcctttggacACTGGTGGGTGTGAACCTACTGATGTAATTTGGGTTTAGGTTTCCAGGTAGCAGATATTATCAGCTGTTTGTAGTCATGAAGTTGCTGATAACTCTGGGGTTTTGATGATAGGAACTTCTTTAAAAAGAACAAATCTAGGTATAGTTTTTTGTGCTCTCGCATTTGCATATTCTCAAAAGCTCTCTTTGCATGATGTTTGCCATATTGGTTGATCGGTGGAGACAGTACTGTTTTTCATAGTTTGATTCTTTGGTATCCGTAGTTGATGCTTACGTGAAAATTCCACTTACATGTTGTAGGATAGCATATTAATTGCCATGGCTGCCACTGCAACTGCCTCTGCTGGTCCTCGATATGCTCCAGAAGAACCATGAAAAGGATTGGTTGATTGTAAAACTGGGTATCTTTACTTTTGGAACCCTGAGACCAATGTGACTCAATATGATAGGCCTACAAGCTCAGCTCCTCCATCAAAGGCTTCTTCTGCACAGTATTTAAGTTCTTCAGTTCAAGTTCAATAATCTTCTCAAGGACAATGTCGTGATGAGGGAGATGATAAGTATGGGAAGGGCAGCAATGGTGGATCAAAATTTGAGGCAGGACTGAGGAATGTGCAGGTAATTGCTGTCACTTGATACAGTTTCAAATGTATATGACTTCTCATACAGTTGCATTTTAATATGAGAACTGATATGTTTTTCTTATTTATGCATTAGAGTTCAAGAAGTGCACCAGTTTCTTCTAACAATGGTCCAAGTGGGTCAGTTAGTGCACATGGAGTATCTGTTATTAGAGGAAATGGACCATCAAACACTGGAAGTGGTTTGTCTGCTGAGGCTTATTGTCGCCAGTATGAAATAACTGTTATTGTGAGTATTGAGAACTTTTTTCTATAGGTGTGCTATCAAGTTTCTGGGGTATATATTGATGCATTATCTTTTGCTCTGAAATTTGAACTGTCGTTGTCCTTTTATAAAAGATGGTGCAAATAGAGTTATCATGCATACGTTTCACTATGACATTTTCCCTCATATCTGAAATTGAGGTGATGGTATTAATAGACTTCAAAATGAAGCTCTATGAACCCTCTTTTAATATCTTCTTTATAGAAtggccatttttttttaattagatttattgtCACTGGAGTTTATAGAAATTGACATGCGCAAGCATATCAAGATTTGTTGTTTTTTATAGAGAGCTGCTGTTTTATTCAATATTCTCTAGTTTTTAATGTTCACTTTTTTCCTTGTTACCTGCCAGTTATATGGTTTAAAGTGTTTCTTTCAAGTAACTGACAAAAGTCTTTTTTCTTTGTCTTAGGGTGATAATGTGCCCCCACCGTTTACTTCTTTTGAAGCTATGAGCTTCCCGTCTGAAATTCTTAGAGAGGTATTGACATTTGCTTTAATTATGAAGAACATTTCCAACCAAGATATATATGCATTATATTATGAAGAACATTTTGGAATCAAGGATGAAAGTTCTAGCTTTGTTGAATTTTTGAAATGCTAAATTGCTCCCATGTTAGCAGAAGTGGTTTGGTTTCTACTTTGTTATTAAGGGTACCAGAAAACTTGATGGTGTACTTTGGTATGGTACTGTTGGTTGGTAGTCTCTTCTCCTTGGACTAAGTGACCCGAAAAGGTGGTTCAACTTTTTGGTGAGCGCTTATTACAATTATTACAATCTTTTAGTCACTATTCTGTTTTTGGAACTGCGTATTTAGTTTCTCAATTTGATTTACTGAATTAGTAGACTAATTTGTATCCTATTATGGAATCTGTCTGCAGGAGCATCATGTACAAACTTGTCATGGTTATGTGTCCGTTGCCGTGTTGGGAGATCAGGACAAACCAGCTCTTGTCACTTATCCTGATGTAGCTTTAAATCGTAAGTAAAACAATATTTAGCCACTGAAAAATTATTTCTCGCTTGGTTGCACTTCTGGTCTGAATTTCTTGCTTTTCAAACTTACgaaattaaaattagaccattagtttttctggaaaaaaatCTTGACAGGTAATTTAGTTGATTAATAAAGACATCAACAAGGTACATTCCGGTATGTTCCAACAGAGATGTCTTGTCAGCATGTGGAGGTGaagcttttatatatatatatatatatataacacagtTCACTTCTTAATGGCATGGCATTATGTTTATGTCCTTGGGTGCTTTGGCATATATCATACAGCATCATCATCTATAATTATTTCCTGGGCTAACCTATAGTCATTGCTTGAGAGAGTGTTGCATGAAAATTTTATGAGCGACCCGATCTCGAACCGTCTGCAGCAGCCCACCCCAGCGCCTCGCTCTTACACTCCGCGCCTGCGCGACCCCACGCCTCTCCGCCTGCCAGCGCCCCGCGACTATATCTGCAAACCAGCCATCGTTGCAGACCCTCTCTCTCAATCGCTCCCCCTCCCTCAGATCCGATCTCTTGTACGCCGACGACGCGCACCAACAGCCGGAACTTCTCATCCGGTCCTTCCTTCAACGGCGACATCTCCTCCACGTGGAGCCTTCTCCTCCGACGCAGCAGAATCATGCATTGAATCATGAACTGAAGAAATGGGCTATCAGGACAACATGAATCATGCAAGGAAGCACTCTTTGCATCGGTGATGGTCCGTGGGTTTTGATGAAATGGAACGAGAAACGGTCAGAACAAAGCTTACCACAGTCAGGTCAGTTTTCAGAAAACCTTGATTCAATTTCGTCTTCTATTAATTGATGATCACAAGAActctagttgcattcccggcgtgcgcataggctagagtagatggtgaccggatgaaatttatttttcttggaTGTCTTTCGTGTTGCAACTGAAGGCATCTGTATTGCTGGGAGCATTGGGAAAACTATATCTTTGAGTATTCAAGCATCAGATGGCTGTTTGTCCCTGGGCATTCTTGGGAGGCCTGGACACGGCCTCTGCGCCTCCTTCAACAGCCCCAAAATCACGCACTTTTGCATCTATCCTCGCTAACTCAACAGAGGCTGCTATATCTCTCAGCCAACTACCATCTCCGGTTGTCCGCGGGGATAAAATTTATGTCAAGATCAATGAATCCTTATATCAGGAGCAATTGAAGCAATTCAAAACCAATCTTATTGGTCGTCTTCTTCTACATAAGGGTTCTAAACCTCTTAAGGCTGATGCCCTAAAAGGGTTGCTTGCTGCTCTCTGGCAGCCTTCAAAGCCATGGCGTCTTGTGCCTCTTGGTAAAGGCTACTTTGACATTCATTTTGCCACAGAAGACGATCTGCGTCGGGTATGGAGTGGAGGTACTTGTACTCTTCCTGATGGAATTTTTCGCCTAACTCAGTGGAAACCAGACTTTGTACCAGGAGATACCTTTCCGCAAACTCAtgctcaaatttgggttaggATTTATGGTCTGAGTCAAGATTATTGGCACCAACAACATCTTATGGAGATCGCTCGGGGTGTCGGAACTCCATTGCAAATTGATAAAGCCACAAGGGAAAGGCAATTCGGGTACTTTGCTCGAGTCTTGATTGATGTGGATCTTGCAGGTGACTTACCACCTTCTTTGATGGTTGAGCGGGAAACTCACTGTTTTCCGATTGAAGTAGTCTATGAGAATGTGTGTACTCATTGTGGGAGGGTTGGCCACATGGTGGATCAATGCAGGTTCTTGAAGAGCTCTAACAAAGAGCAAAATGCTCAAGAACAAAAGGCTGTTAAAAAGCCTTCTCGCATTGGGAGTCAAGAGTATCGTCCCAAGAGGGCTGTAAACAATGCTTCTGAGCAAAACTTCCCTCAGGTGCAACACTCCCCTGAGGTTGCAAACCATGATCAGATTACTAAATTTGCAGAAGATGTTCTCACTGAGGCCGTTGACCAGGAACTGGATTGTATTGCAGATTTGGTCATTAACGAAACCATAGTCAACGGGAAGCCTGGAAGTTGTAGAGGCAACATGACTCCTCTTATCAATAAGAATAAACTTGCCATCCTTGCAAACAAGGAAACTGAAGCAGTGGTTGACATTATTCCTAATGAATTTGCTCTAGTTGTTGGAACAACTATTTTGGAGGACCCTAAGGTTCATATTACTGATGAGAATGATGAAGTTGACAGTGATAATGAAATGTGTGATGAAGATGTGAGCTCCAATATGGAGCAAAAGGCTTATAGTAGTGCCCAGCCAATCAACCCCCTTTCTTCACATAGTGGTCAGAGTTGGCATGATATGGTGGAAGAGGAAAATCTGTTTGATCTGGCAGATTTATCTACGGGTCATGCTCCCCCGGGATTCGAACATGTTGCAACTTTAGCCAAGGATGTTTCATTAATTACTGGTCAAGGAGTTAATGAAGATACAGAGAATGGTTTCACACCGGTTCTTTCTAAGTctcaaaagaagaaacaaagacgACAAGCTACTCAAGCTCTTGCTCGTGAAACTCCTTATCCAAAGAGGGAcagaacaa harbors:
- the LOC133728368 gene encoding uncharacterized protein LOC133728368 encodes the protein MAVCPWAFLGGLDTASAPPSTAPKSRTFASILANSTEAAISLSQLPSPVVRGDKIYVKINESLYQEQLKQFKTNLIGRLLLHKGSKPLKADALKGLLAALWQPSKPWRLVPLGKGYFDIHFATEDDLRRVWSGGTCTLPDGIFRLTQWKPDFVPGDTFPQTHAQIWVRIYGLSQDYWHQQHLMEIARGVGTPLQIDKATRERQFGYFARVLIDVDLAGDLPPSLMVERETHCFPIEVVYENVCTHCGRVGHMVDQCRFLKSSNKEQNAQEQKAVKKPSRIGSQEYRPKRAVNNASEQNFPQVQHSPEVANHDQITKFAEDVLTEAVDQELDCIADLVINETIVNGKPGSCRGNMTPLINKNKLAILANKETEAVVDIIPNEFALVVGTTILEDPKVHITDENDEVDSDNEMCDEDVSSNMEQKAYSSAQPINPLSSHSGQSWHDMVEEENLFDLADLSTGHAPPGFEHVATLAKDVSLITGQGVNEDTENGFTPVLSKSQKKKQRRQATQALARETPYPKRDRTKNKKYNQ